AGAGCTAGGGCTTTAGAGATTTGTAAAAAAACAGATATTTTACCAGATAAAAGAGCTAAAGATTTGGATAATGATGAAGTTAATAAGCTTAGAAAAATAATTGAGAGTAACTATGTTGTTGAAGGAAAACTCAGAAGTGAATTAGCTATGTCGATTAAGAGACTTATGGATATCGCATGTTATAGGGGACTTAGGCATAGAAAAGGTTTGCCTTTAAGAGGTCAAAGAACTAAAACTAACGCAAGAACTAGAAAGGGAAAGAGAAAAACTGTGGCTAATAAGAAAATGGCTGCTAAATAAAGTTGTTTTGCTTATGAAGGAGAGAGAAGTTTGAGTGCAAAAGTATCAACTAACAAGAAAAAGGTGATAAAACGAAGTATTGGTGAGGGTAATGTTTATATACAGGCTACTTTTAATAATACAATCGTAACTGTATCAGACATAAAAGGAAATACTTTAGCTTGGGCAAGTGCAGGTGGAATGGGCTTTAAGGGTGCTAAAAAATCAACTCCTTATGCTGCTCAGATGACTGCAGAAGCGGCTTTAGGTAAGGTTAAGGATTTTGGTATTAATTATGTTCATGTTTTTGTTAAAGGACCAGGAATTGGTAGAGAGTCTGCCATACGAGCTGTTGGATCGACAGGTGTAATTGTCAAATCAATCTCAGATATTACTCCAATACCACATAATGGGTGTAGACCTAAGAAAACTAGACGAGTTTAGTTAGAGGAGCTATTGATGTCTTTAGGAAAATTTTTGAAAGATTTTACTATACCTGATAGGATTGAGTTTTTAAGGGAAGAAGATGATGGTTCTTATGGAAAGTTTATAATATATCCTTTTGAAAAAGGTTTTGGTGTTACTATTGGAAATACTTTAAGACGGGTTTTGTTATCTTCTATTGAAGGATATGCTATTTCTGCTATGAGAATTCAGTCTAATCAAGATGGATCTTTAAAGGTTGTTTCAAGTGAGTTTGATTTGATACCTGGTGTTGTAGAAGATACTCTTGAAGTAATCGCTAATATTAAAAATATTCATTTAAAGTTAGATGAGGGAGTTAACAGTACAACAATCAGTCTTTCTGTTAATGGGAAGGACACTAATGTTTTAAAGGCAGCTCATCTTGAGAGAGAAGGTGTTGAAGTTTTTAATAAAGATTTAGTTATTGCTACACTTTCAAGTGAAGCAAATTTGGATTTTGAATTTCAAATCGATTATGGTAG
The DNA window shown above is from Borrelia anserina Es and carries:
- the rpsM gene encoding 30S ribosomal protein S13; the encoded protein is MARIAGIDLPNNKQLQIALTSIYGIGRARALEICKKTDILPDKRAKDLDNDEVNKLRKIIESNYVVEGKLRSELAMSIKRLMDIACYRGLRHRKGLPLRGQRTKTNARTRKGKRKTVANKKMAAK
- the rpsK gene encoding 30S ribosomal protein S11 → MSAKVSTNKKKVIKRSIGEGNVYIQATFNNTIVTVSDIKGNTLAWASAGGMGFKGAKKSTPYAAQMTAEAALGKVKDFGINYVHVFVKGPGIGRESAIRAVGSTGVIVKSISDITPIPHNGCRPKKTRRV